The Bacteroidota bacterium genome window below encodes:
- the rfaE2 gene encoding D-glycero-beta-D-manno-heptose 1-phosphate adenylyltransferase — MGNVYTQSTLAETRTQWKKQHLTIVFTNGVFDILHRGHIEYLTKAKSLGDRLIVGMNSDASVKRIKGDLRPIVKEEDRAFVLSQLACVDAVCLFDEDTPYNIISLLLPDILVKGADYSLNDIVGKDIVERAGGKVQTIEFVPDKSTSNIVETIVSRFGKK, encoded by the coding sequence ATGGGAAACGTTTACACGCAATCAACATTGGCTGAAACAAGAACCCAATGGAAGAAACAACATCTTACCATTGTGTTCACCAATGGCGTGTTTGATATTCTTCATCGAGGACATATCGAATATTTAACCAAAGCGAAATCGCTTGGTGATCGTTTAATTGTTGGAATGAATTCCGATGCTTCAGTGAAACGAATCAAAGGAGATCTTCGGCCAATAGTGAAGGAAGAGGATAGAGCATTTGTTTTATCTCAATTAGCGTGTGTCGATGCGGTCTGTCTTTTTGACGAAGATACGCCCTACAATATTATATCGCTGCTTTTACCGGACATTCTTGTGAAAGGGGCGGATTATTCCCTCAACGACATCGTTGGGAAAGATATTGTTGAGCGTGCCGGGGGAAAAGTTCAAACAATTGAATTTGTCCCGGATAAATCTACCAGCAATATTGTGGAAACAATCGTGAGCCGCTTTGGTAAGAAATAA
- the rfaE1 gene encoding D-glycero-beta-D-manno-heptose-7-phosphate kinase: MVSFTQQRIDEILSVIKTKRIAIIGDVMIDRYVWGNVNRISPEAPVPIVEVESESSRLGGAANVANNITSLGAEAFLVGVVGDDAGGREFRTVLQQQRTSSDGIVTDPTRPTTTKTRVIAHHQHVVRIDSEEKKDIDRSMQDKIFAILEKHIDSIDGIIIEDYNKGVIVKELIIRLIQLANTHKKIITIDPKFNNFFEYKNVTVFKPNKKETEEALGKKLTTDEEVITAGRTLLERLNAENVLLTRSENGMNLFEKNGRVSHIPTHARKVADVSGAGDTVIATLTAALVSGASIAESAMLSNIAGGIVCGEVGIIPIDPAILRSTILEKQF; encoded by the coding sequence ATGGTATCTTTTACACAGCAACGAATAGACGAAATCCTTTCCGTTATTAAAACAAAACGCATCGCCATCATTGGTGATGTAATGATTGACCGATATGTGTGGGGTAATGTAAACCGCATCTCCCCGGAAGCACCTGTCCCTATTGTTGAAGTGGAAAGTGAATCGTCGCGCCTTGGCGGTGCCGCTAACGTTGCCAATAACATCACGTCGCTCGGCGCCGAAGCATTTTTGGTCGGGGTGGTCGGCGATGATGCCGGCGGAAGAGAATTTCGCACTGTTTTGCAACAACAGCGGACATCTTCCGACGGGATTGTGACTGATCCGACGAGACCGACAACTACCAAGACCCGCGTGATTGCACATCACCAACATGTTGTTCGGATCGATAGTGAAGAGAAGAAAGATATCGATCGATCCATGCAGGATAAAATATTCGCTATTCTTGAGAAACATATTGATTCAATCGATGGAATTATCATAGAAGATTACAACAAAGGTGTGATTGTAAAGGAATTGATTATCCGGCTCATACAATTGGCAAACACACACAAAAAAATTATTACCATCGATCCAAAATTCAACAATTTTTTTGAATACAAAAATGTTACGGTCTTTAAACCGAACAAAAAAGAGACGGAAGAAGCACTGGGAAAAAAACTTACGACGGACGAAGAGGTAATAACTGCAGGTAGAACACTTTTGGAACGTCTGAACGCTGAGAATGTTTTACTAACCAGAAGTGAAAACGGGATGAACCTATTCGAAAAAAACGGAAGAGTGTCCCATATACCGACACATGCACGCAAGGTTGCTGATGTCTCCGGTGCGGGTGACACGGTCATTGCGACGTTAACAGCTGCTCTTGTCTCCGGAGCATCTATCGCAGAATCAGCCATGTTGTCCAATATTGCCGGCGGTATTGTCTGCGGTGAAGTTGGTATTATTCCGATTGATCCGGCGATCTTACGTTCTACAATTCTTGAAAAACAATTCTAA
- a CDS encoding IS1 family transposase, whose translation MNVLPEQKKILVLNALIEGNSINSTVRMTGVNKRTILRLLVSCGEIAREIQDSYLVNLKARYIQVDEIWTFVAKKQKQVRTLDSGELGDQYVWVAMDSETKLVASYLIGKRSYNNAQSLMSDLKYRIPAKFQLSTDSFTAYFKAVDNVFGNDVNYGQVHKVYNDSTVTEKRYSPANIKEVIIRPLIGDPKKSRISTSHIERQNLTMRMQMRRFTRLTNAFSKKLKNLECAVSLHFFHYNFMRIHSTLRVTPAMEANITNRLWNWNELLNYNSFAQAI comes from the coding sequence ATGAACGTTTTACCGGAACAAAAGAAAATTCTCGTGCTGAACGCTCTGATTGAGGGTAATTCAATCAATAGCACAGTACGAATGACTGGGGTGAATAAAAGAACCATCTTACGCCTACTCGTCTCTTGTGGGGAGATTGCAAGAGAGATTCAAGATTCTTATTTGGTAAATCTGAAAGCCCGATACATTCAGGTAGATGAGATTTGGACATTCGTAGCAAAGAAACAAAAGCAGGTTAGAACGCTTGATAGCGGAGAACTTGGCGATCAATACGTCTGGGTTGCAATGGATAGCGAGACAAAACTTGTTGCTTCCTACCTCATCGGAAAAAGAAGCTATAACAACGCTCAATCTTTAATGAGTGACCTCAAATACAGAATCCCCGCCAAGTTTCAACTCTCAACCGACTCGTTTACCGCTTATTTCAAAGCCGTTGATAATGTTTTCGGAAACGATGTGAACTACGGACAAGTCCATAAAGTTTATAATGATTCAACTGTTACAGAAAAGAGATATTCGCCCGCCAACATCAAGGAGGTAATAATACGCCCGTTAATCGGTGATCCTAAAAAAAGCCGGATTAGCACCTCTCATATTGAACGGCAGAACCTTACAATGAGGATGCAAATGAGAAGATTTACACGCCTTACCAATGCTTTTAGCAAGAAATTGAAGAACCTAGAATGTGCCGTGTCGTTACATTTCTTCCACTACAACTTCATGCGGATTCATTCAACGCTTAGAGTTACTCCCGCAATGGAGGCGAATATTACAAATAGGCTTTGGAATTGGAACGAACTCTTAAACTATAACTCTTTTGCACAAGCTATATGA
- a CDS encoding family 10 glycosylhydrolase, giving the protein MKPILQIFLTIIFISPLGVAQSSTPPKREFRAAWVATVSNIDWPSSKTLSSSEQKAEVIKILDNHKQSNINAILFQVRPSCDAFYQGGLEPLSEYLVGAQGGNLSLYYDPLQFWIDEAHKRGMELHAWFNPYRSVVANTSSVHSTHISKTHPSWNITYGASPYKLLDPGIPAVQNYSGSVIMDVVRRYNIDGVHFDDYFYPYGGMTNQDSATFANYKGAYTNIGDWRRNNVNKFIAMVHDSIKAIKPWVKFGVSPFGIWKPGYPAGVSGLNAYTQIYCDPLNWLINKKVDYINPQTYWAIGGGQDYSKLMPWWSDTIKIVANGRHLYTGNAVYRLSVSESNWPASEIQNQINLNRVNSRSQGFVAFSSRSVTNNLKGIQDSLRNNQFRYPALHPTMSWLDNVPPLAPVNLISLTSNNLVQLQWQKSGTASDNDTARYFAVYRARTPDTINVNDIRQIIAITTKDTTKFTDNAVANGSSYSYVVTAFDKLHNESDASAKTTITVTGVAEEITLPYTFTLHQNYPNPFNPVTTIHFVLQQTDYTILKIYDVLGREIATVIEGELEPGDHQYQFSGENLSSGVYLYRLISRNFVETKKMILQK; this is encoded by the coding sequence ATGAAACCAATATTACAAATATTTCTTACAATCATTTTCATTTCTCCGCTTGGTGTTGCACAATCATCCACTCCTCCGAAGCGAGAATTTCGTGCCGCGTGGGTTGCAACGGTCTCCAATATCGACTGGCCTTCGAGTAAAACTCTCTCCAGCTCAGAGCAAAAAGCTGAAGTGATTAAGATTCTGGACAATCACAAACAGAGTAATATCAATGCGATCTTATTTCAAGTCCGTCCTTCGTGTGATGCATTTTATCAAGGGGGACTTGAACCGCTTTCTGAATATCTTGTTGGAGCGCAGGGGGGAAACTTGAGTTTGTATTATGATCCTCTTCAATTTTGGATCGATGAAGCGCATAAACGGGGCATGGAGCTTCATGCGTGGTTCAACCCGTATCGCTCAGTTGTTGCAAACACCAGCAGCGTACATAGTACGCATATCTCCAAGACTCATCCTTCATGGAATATTACGTATGGTGCAAGTCCGTACAAACTTCTCGATCCGGGAATTCCAGCCGTGCAGAATTATTCGGGAAGCGTCATTATGGATGTCGTGCGGCGATATAATATTGATGGAGTGCATTTTGATGACTATTTTTATCCTTATGGAGGAATGACGAATCAAGACAGCGCGACATTTGCAAATTATAAGGGAGCATATACAAACATCGGCGATTGGCGCAGGAATAACGTGAACAAATTTATCGCGATGGTTCACGACAGTATCAAAGCGATAAAGCCTTGGGTGAAATTTGGCGTCAGTCCATTTGGGATTTGGAAACCGGGGTATCCGGCTGGCGTTAGTGGTTTGAATGCGTATACACAGATTTATTGTGATCCATTGAATTGGTTAATAAATAAAAAAGTAGATTATATTAATCCGCAAACCTATTGGGCAATAGGAGGTGGACAAGATTATTCCAAACTAATGCCATGGTGGAGTGATACTATTAAAATTGTCGCGAATGGGCGTCATTTATATACTGGAAATGCTGTATATCGTTTATCAGTATCGGAAAGTAATTGGCCTGCAAGTGAGATTCAAAATCAAATAAACTTAAATAGAGTGAATAGTCGTTCGCAAGGATTTGTTGCTTTTAGTTCACGATCTGTTACAAACAATCTTAAAGGGATTCAGGATTCACTTCGGAATAATCAATTCCGATATCCAGCACTGCACCCGACGATGTCATGGCTGGACAATGTTCCACCTCTCGCCCCTGTTAATCTGATCTCATTGACATCAAACAATTTAGTACAATTACAATGGCAAAAATCGGGAACCGCATCGGATAACGACACAGCACGGTATTTTGCAGTCTATCGCGCACGAACACCCGATACAATCAATGTGAATGATATTCGGCAGATTATTGCAATTACAACCAAGGACACAACCAAGTTTACCGATAATGCTGTTGCAAACGGATCGTCCTATTCCTATGTCGTCACCGCGTTCGATAAATTGCACAACGAAAGCGATGCATCGGCAAAGACCACCATCACCGTTACCGGTGTTGCTGAAGAGATCACCTTACCATATACATTCACCCTTCACCAAAATTATCCGAATCCTTTTAACCCGGTTACAACCATTCACTTTGTCCTTCAACAAACTGATTATACTATTTTAAAAATCTATGATGTTTTGGGACGTGAAATTGCCACTGTGATTGAAGGTGAACTTGAGCCTGGGGATCATCAGTATCAATTCTCGGGCGAAAATCTTTCGAGTGGTGTCTATTTGTATAGACTTATCAGCCGAAATTTCGTGGAGACAAAGAAAATGATTCTGCAAAAATAA
- a CDS encoding DUF4350 domain-containing protein, whose product MKKSYPYGIVLLTLFSVGIIYAQIDTVHFRMPDSLGKRGVTYSYPIYCDDVLTTTDSIISGEFTVAVNNVFTVTGVDTAGTMLGGTQSILYNNVSKKIIFANAQPITGKGVLIYLKVLVNASAAANVTEVVSLSGAMLNEGAPSVIIDNGSFRPMDIFINPKNPPQNKIVGDTIFFSATGDMTPPLVWTVGDTSVASIDATGRLVGKKVGQTIAKVTDSFGLWDQSNTFQINSASLNGLTLSIPDTSIMQNLTFDLPIRISDVTSLGIISAQWKLNFNANTLVPKGVLTTGTIAQSWGIPTVNFGTGTIDVAMAGSDTLTGKGVLAYVRFQVKRFAVVSSNLTLQNVLFNETIGATIDNGIFNPIGGPIININPNVLVLTRGDTITYSAVGGTAPFKWYSSDTSRVIVDSLTGKVKAKSRGSITLSAYDAQGFDGSISITVNDFMALLPDTIVRVGDSVDVTLSVSNVTGLGILSTQIKIGYDTTKIRFGGLNTAGTLSSGMQSAVNDSAAVIRMAFSGTTSLAGVGTFAVLRFYHKAPSGQGQFSPLTFLEFQCNEPGPLQPTATIKNGKITIAPPLNQFPLLAKALNDTTISEDQQLTFDYDAVDGDNDQLKFALQNPSIGMTLDTVSGVFNWKPGFSQSGVHSFIVSVSDGKGGSASKQTNINVNNTNRLPLFTRFLNDTSIQEQQSLVFDIDAFDPDGNSVRFDLQGQTAGMQIDSITGLFSWTPTLNQANVFNFTVRVFDQQGGFADDPVAITVTNNNQLPLFTSVMGDTSINENQQLTFDYNAVDPDNDLLKFFMVNAPLGMTLDSISGVMNWKPAFNQSGNVSITTGVRDANNGATTKITNITINNVNRPPVFTQVLPETTFTEPGLTTNFTFTGQDPDNENLTFTNAESPTGAVISAAGQFSWTPTTAQVGTHRLVVKMGDANIGVFDTAYFVVEIKNTSPVFTATLNDTIISEAQALSFTYKASDVQNDTLFYSLGSQGPAGLAISQSGQLNWTPDFTQSGIYTIVVKLQEHQFILLDTAKITVLNTNRLPQFVAKLPDLQTFVDSLVNFKYSATDPDNENLTFAFVKSPSNATLQSDGTFSWKPEATHLGKDTIVVNVNDGTSSVPDTAVLTVNGFPFAEVTQTVFDFGSITFGGTKTMRSIIKNNGVVPLSFRALPQSNPISDLNFILDTVGVSTILPGKQDTVSITYSPKTVGGHSAGYIFTTNDFRKPSYVFTANGSAIAKLVVTKRLLVDVQHNSAAPLTDSVKGLGLLFAFLSKSGIQVTFSAPVLQPHGNDILLLVTPQKNFSKPEIDSISSFVKNGGLLIALGNSVQEGNNDALNSLLKDSLWSTSLSLNNDVVVDSTANMLSPLAPLLTTFADTKHPYFANVDTLVFFSSSSVNVSDGAIPFVTTSGKGKTIGTPSIVQPTVIGLNKIGKGKIVLMGDADAWRVDSKSDSVPPNIAIKDNLAFVLNVLSITEDYEVKMPAKTPNERYQLVSIPFDLENSDIKSVLKSLGEPNPLIWRLFGRYDPAAAKYAEFPSDKFNSFRRGEAYWLITRGQFDLTPGNATIVPVQNFFPIKIGPGYSIIGNPFPFKVSWKHSTHDSVQNVIWGFDGTSFKAESLALDKFTGYFVKNLTKDSLTIYINPQDITDIPSPTPNLGKNATIASYLKEGEWRIGISAQSGKSSDLDNYAGVASGAKEEFDNFDISEPPPTPTDYVIVRFPNKHWKQQPGSYAMDIRETNEEGLYWDFEVISSRVQSNVELALTEFGNLPNSFSLYLIDKATEKAVLLSNTYQYQFTMMKNETRRNFRLVAGKTEFIEKNTQGIPLIALDYALLQNYPNPFNPSTLIRYVLGHSGHVTLELYNMLGQRVRTLKSEFQTIGTYNIEWDGKDEVGTTVATGVYFYKVSVVSNNEKVFTETKKMVLIK is encoded by the coding sequence ATGAAAAAATCTTATCCATACGGTATTGTCCTTTTGACTCTTTTCAGTGTCGGCATTATTTATGCACAAATCGACACAGTGCATTTTCGAATGCCGGATTCACTTGGCAAACGCGGCGTTACATATTCCTATCCCATCTATTGTGATGATGTATTAACTACAACAGATTCAATTATTTCAGGTGAATTTACTGTTGCAGTGAATAACGTATTTACCGTAACTGGCGTCGACACAGCCGGGACAATGCTCGGGGGAACGCAAAGTATTTTATATAACAATGTTTCGAAAAAGATTATTTTTGCAAACGCTCAGCCAATTACAGGAAAAGGCGTTCTGATATATTTAAAAGTATTGGTAAATGCATCGGCGGCAGCAAATGTGACGGAAGTTGTCTCTCTTTCTGGGGCAATGTTGAATGAAGGAGCACCATCGGTGATTATTGATAATGGTTCATTCCGTCCGATGGATATTTTTATCAATCCAAAGAATCCTCCACAAAATAAAATTGTGGGAGATACCATCTTCTTTTCTGCAACGGGCGATATGACGCCTCCATTGGTTTGGACCGTTGGTGATACATCGGTTGCTTCAATTGACGCAACGGGCAGACTTGTCGGAAAAAAAGTTGGCCAGACGATCGCTAAAGTAACGGATTCTTTCGGACTTTGGGATCAATCCAACACATTCCAGATCAATTCAGCCTCATTGAACGGTCTCACGCTCTCCATTCCGGATACTTCCATCATGCAGAATCTCACATTCGATCTTCCGATCCGGATTTCTGATGTGACTTCATTGGGAATAATTTCGGCACAGTGGAAACTTAATTTTAACGCAAACACTCTTGTTCCCAAGGGAGTCTTAACAACGGGAACAATTGCACAATCGTGGGGGATTCCGACAGTCAATTTTGGGACCGGCACCATAGATGTTGCGATGGCAGGATCCGATACGCTCACAGGAAAAGGAGTTCTTGCGTATGTGCGCTTTCAGGTGAAACGATTTGCCGTGGTAAGTTCAAACCTTACTCTACAAAATGTCCTGTTCAATGAAACTATTGGAGCTACAATTGACAATGGTATCTTTAATCCTATCGGCGGACCAATCATTAATATTAATCCGAATGTTCTGGTGTTAACGCGTGGGGATACGATAACATACAGTGCCGTAGGAGGAACAGCGCCATTTAAATGGTACTCATCAGATACGTCACGAGTAATTGTTGATTCGCTCACGGGAAAAGTAAAAGCAAAATCGAGAGGATCTATTACACTCTCTGCATATGATGCGCAAGGATTTGACGGAAGCATCTCCATCACGGTTAATGATTTTATGGCATTATTACCTGATACGATTGTTCGCGTTGGTGATTCTGTTGATGTTACGCTCTCCGTCAGTAATGTGACAGGTCTTGGTATTTTATCAACACAAATTAAAATTGGATATGACACAACCAAAATCCGTTTTGGAGGATTAAACACCGCCGGAACACTCTCTAGCGGAATGCAGTCTGCCGTAAATGATTCTGCTGCCGTTATTCGTATGGCGTTTTCCGGAACAACATCACTCGCAGGAGTGGGAACATTTGCGGTTCTACGGTTTTATCACAAAGCACCTTCCGGACAGGGGCAATTCTCGCCGTTGACATTTTTGGAATTTCAATGCAATGAGCCCGGACCGTTACAACCAACAGCGACCATCAAAAATGGAAAGATTACCATTGCTCCACCGCTCAACCAATTTCCATTGCTTGCCAAAGCATTAAACGATACTACAATCAGTGAAGATCAGCAGTTGACGTTTGATTATGATGCCGTTGATGGAGATAATGATCAACTGAAATTTGCGCTGCAAAACCCTTCTATAGGAATGACGCTCGATACGGTGTCCGGCGTGTTCAATTGGAAACCGGGATTTTCTCAATCCGGTGTTCATAGCTTTATTGTTTCCGTGTCGGATGGAAAAGGAGGAAGTGCATCAAAACAAACGAACATCAATGTAAATAATACGAATAGACTTCCCCTTTTTACACGATTCTTAAATGATACCTCAATCCAGGAACAACAATCACTTGTATTCGATATTGATGCTTTTGATCCGGATGGAAATTCAGTTCGATTTGATCTTCAAGGACAAACGGCGGGCATGCAAATTGATTCCATCACGGGACTTTTTTCGTGGACTCCTACACTTAATCAAGCCAATGTGTTTAATTTTACAGTTCGAGTGTTCGATCAACAAGGAGGTTTTGCAGACGATCCGGTTGCTATTACTGTTACCAACAATAATCAACTTCCATTGTTTACCAGTGTTATGGGGGATACCTCCATCAATGAGAATCAGCAGTTGACATTTGATTATAACGCAGTCGACCCGGACAATGATCTCCTTAAGTTCTTCATGGTAAACGCTCCGCTTGGAATGACTCTTGATTCAATTTCAGGTGTGATGAATTGGAAACCAGCTTTCAATCAATCCGGAAATGTGAGTATCACAACCGGTGTACGAGATGCTAATAATGGAGCCACAACAAAAATAACAAATATCACTATAAACAATGTAAATCGACCGCCGGTATTTACACAGGTCTTACCCGAAACAACATTCACTGAACCAGGGTTAACAACGAATTTCACGTTTACAGGACAAGATCCCGATAATGAAAATCTCACCTTTACGAATGCCGAAAGTCCTACAGGTGCGGTAATATCGGCAGCAGGTCAGTTTTCGTGGACGCCGACCACTGCCCAAGTTGGAACACATCGATTGGTTGTTAAAATGGGAGATGCAAATATTGGAGTGTTTGATACAGCCTATTTTGTGGTGGAAATAAAAAACACGTCGCCTGTTTTTACTGCAACATTAAATGATACAATTATCAGCGAAGCCCAGGCACTTTCATTCACATATAAAGCATCGGATGTACAAAATGATACGTTGTTTTATTCGCTCGGCTCACAAGGTCCTGCAGGATTGGCTATTTCACAAAGCGGACAATTGAATTGGACGCCTGATTTTACACAATCCGGAATCTATACCATTGTTGTTAAGTTACAGGAGCATCAATTCATTTTGTTGGATACGGCAAAAATTACTGTTCTGAATACAAATCGTTTACCGCAGTTTGTTGCGAAACTTCCCGATCTACAAACATTTGTTGATTCGTTAGTAAATTTCAAATATTCAGCGACCGATCCTGACAATGAAAATCTAACATTCGCATTTGTAAAATCACCAAGCAACGCAACTCTGCAAAGTGATGGAACATTTTCCTGGAAACCCGAAGCGACCCATCTTGGAAAAGACACAATCGTTGTGAACGTTAATGATGGAACAAGCTCTGTCCCGGATACTGCTGTTCTTACTGTGAATGGATTTCCATTTGCTGAAGTGACACAAACAGTTTTTGATTTTGGTTCTATCACGTTTGGCGGCACCAAAACAATGAGGTCCATTATAAAAAATAACGGTGTTGTTCCATTATCGTTCCGTGCCTTACCGCAGTCCAATCCGATCTCCGATCTAAATTTTATTTTAGACACTGTTGGTGTTTCCACTATTTTACCGGGCAAACAAGATACTGTTTCGATTACGTATTCTCCTAAAACTGTCGGCGGACATTCTGCGGGATATATTTTTACAACAAATGATTTTCGAAAGCCATCGTACGTCTTTACGGCAAACGGTTCTGCTATTGCGAAACTTGTTGTCACAAAACGTCTGTTGGTGGATGTTCAGCATAATTCTGCTGCTCCTCTTACGGATTCTGTTAAAGGATTGGGATTGCTTTTTGCCTTTTTATCAAAAAGCGGTATACAAGTTACGTTCAGTGCGCCGGTTCTTCAGCCGCATGGAAATGATATCCTACTACTCGTTACTCCTCAGAAAAATTTCTCCAAACCGGAAATCGACTCGATAAGTTCTTTTGTGAAGAATGGAGGATTGTTGATTGCTTTGGGGAACTCTGTGCAGGAAGGAAATAATGATGCATTAAATTCACTTCTTAAAGACTCTTTATGGTCGACAAGTCTTTCTTTGAATAACGATGTTGTTGTTGATTCAACGGCAAATATGCTTTCTCCTCTTGCTCCATTATTGACGACATTTGCCGATACCAAACATCCCTACTTTGCGAATGTAGACACGTTAGTTTTCTTCTCAAGCAGCAGTGTAAACGTATCTGATGGTGCGATACCGTTTGTGACAACTTCAGGAAAAGGAAAAACAATTGGCACTCCTTCGATTGTTCAGCCCACAGTGATTGGATTGAATAAAATCGGAAAAGGAAAAATTGTACTGATGGGAGATGCAGATGCGTGGAGAGTTGATTCCAAGAGCGATTCAGTTCCGCCGAATATTGCCATTAAAGATAACCTGGCATTTGTACTGAATGTTTTGAGTATTACAGAAGATTACGAAGTAAAAATGCCGGCAAAAACTCCGAACGAACGATATCAGTTGGTTAGCATTCCGTTCGATCTGGAAAATTCTGATATTAAATCCGTCCTGAAAAGTTTGGGAGAACCAAATCCGTTGATCTGGAGATTGTTTGGACGTTATGATCCTGCGGCAGCGAAGTACGCGGAATTTCCAAGTGATAAATTCAATTCGTTCCGTCGCGGTGAAGCCTATTGGCTTATTACACGCGGACAATTTGATTTGACTCCCGGCAATGCCACAATTGTTCCGGTGCAGAATTTCTTCCCAATCAAAATCGGTCCTGGCTATTCAATTATTGGTAATCCATTTCCATTTAAAGTCAGTTGGAAACACTCTACCCATGATTCTGTGCAGAATGTAATTTGGGGATTTGATGGTACCTCATTTAAGGCGGAATCACTCGCATTGGATAAATTTACCGGATATTTTGTCAAGAACCTTACGAAGGATAGCCTCACTATCTACATCAATCCTCAGGATATCACCGATATTCCAAGTCCAACTCCAAACCTGGGGAAAAATGCCACTATTGCTTCATACTTGAAGGAAGGTGAATGGAGAATCGGCATCTCGGCGCAGTCTGGGAAATCAAGCGATCTGGATAATTATGCCGGTGTGGCTTCCGGTGCCAAAGAAGAATTTGACAATTTCGATATTTCTGAACCGCCACCGACGCCGACCGATTATGTAATTGTACGCTTCCCCAATAAACATTGGAAACAGCAGCCAGGATCATATGCAATGGATATTCGCGAAACGAACGAAGAGGGACTGTATTGGGATTTTGAAGTGATCTCATCAAGAGTACAATCGAATGTGGAACTTGCACTGACCGAATTTGGGAATTTGCCGAATAGTTTTTCACTGTATCTGATCGATAAAGCAACAGAAAAAGCTGTTCTTTTGAGCAATACGTATCAGTATCAATTTACGATGATGAAGAATGAAACGCGCCGGAATTTTAGATTAGTTGCTGGGAAAACAGAATTTATTGAAAAGAATACACAGGGTATTCCCTTGATCGCTCTCGATTATGCATTACTGCAAAATTATCCGAATCCATTTAATCCATCAACCCTAATTCGATATGTGCTCGGCCATAGCGGACATGTTACTCTTGAGTTGTATAACATGCTCGGTCAACGTGTAAGAACTTTAAAAAGTGAATTTCAAACAATTGGCACATACAATATTGAATGGGATGGAAAAGATGAAGTCGGCACCACTGTTGCAACCGGTGTTTATTTTTATAAAGTAAGTGTTGTGTCAAATAACGAAAAAGTCTTCACCGAAACGAAGAAAATGGTTTTGATCAAGTAA